A window of Oceanidesulfovibrio indonesiensis contains these coding sequences:
- a CDS encoding substrate-binding domain-containing protein yields YMRMVQSRRVDALIVAHTLDRDPRLEQLQAAGFPFLALGRSQLPQPYAWFDFDNYAGTYNATRWLIEKGHQRIALLGESNNQAFITQRRQGYLDALREAGLSSEWLRAMPPSLRVGYATTKELLALPQPPTAIVTDCNTHGDGAAMALAQLGRLSGDNSVSLVVYDGLPQDSIVDIDVASVIQSTRQGVGKQIADMVRRLINGDD; encoded by the coding sequence GCTATATGCGCATGGTGCAAAGCCGGCGCGTCGACGCGCTGATTGTGGCGCATACGCTGGATCGCGATCCGCGTCTTGAGCAGCTGCAGGCCGCCGGGTTCCCTTTCCTGGCGCTCGGGCGTAGCCAGCTGCCGCAGCCTTACGCGTGGTTTGATTTCGATAACTATGCCGGTACGTACAATGCTACCCGCTGGCTGATTGAGAAAGGCCATCAGCGTATCGCGCTGCTCGGCGAAAGCAATAATCAGGCATTTATCACCCAGCGCCGTCAGGGCTATCTGGACGCCCTGCGGGAAGCCGGGCTTTCCAGCGAATGGCTACGCGCCATGCCGCCGTCGCTCCGCGTGGGGTATGCCACCACGAAAGAGCTGCTTGCCCTGCCGCAGCCGCCTACGGCGATCGTCACCGACTGCAACACCCACGGCGACGGGGCGGCGATGGCGCTCGCACAGCTGGGGCGTTTATCCGGCGACAACTCCGTGTCGCTGGTGGTCTACGACGGACTGCCGCAGGACAGTATCGTGGATATCGACGTGGCGTCGGTGATCCAGTCCACCCGTCAGGGCGTCGGAAAACAGATTGCCGACATGGTCCGCCGGCTGATTAACGGCGACGAT